In Balaenoptera acutorostrata chromosome 19, mBalAcu1.1, whole genome shotgun sequence, the following proteins share a genomic window:
- the TRADD gene encoding tumor necrosis factor receptor type 1-associated DEATH domain protein isoform X1, translating to MLGLSACQSLRGHARQQAVTVHPARGGKMAAGPNELEEWVGSAYLFVESSLDKVVLSDAYAHPQQKVAVYRALRTALAESGGSPDVLQMLKIHRSDPQLIVQLRFSGRQACGRFLRTYREGALRAALQGCLAAELTLHSMPLQLELRAGAEQLDALLTDEERCLNCIFAQKPDRLRDEELTELEDALRNLTCGSGGQGGDVEGAPAPSQSLAPSPSEEKPPPPPPSGQTFLFQGQPVVNRPLSLQDQQTFARSVGLKWRKVGRSLQRGCRALRDPALDSLAYEYEREGLYEQAFQLLRRFVQAEGRRATLQRLVEALEENELTSLAEDLLGLTNPHGGLA from the exons ATGCTGGGACTATCAGCCTGTCAGTCCTTGAGGGGCCACGCCCGCCAGCAGGCCGTCACCGTCCACCCTGCCAGAG GAGGCAAGATGGCGGCTGGGCCAAATGAGCTTGAGGAGTGGGTGGGCAGTGCCTACCTATTTGTGGAGTCCTCGCTGGACAAGGTGGTCTTGTCGGATGCCTACGCTCACCCGCAGCAGAAAGTGGCGGTGTACAGGGCTCTCCGGACTGCCCTGGCAG AGAGTGGCGGGAGCCCCGACGTGCTGCAGATGCTCAAGATCCACCGCAGCGATCCGCAGCTGATCGTGCAGTTGCGTTTCAGCGGGCGCCAGGCCTGCGGCCGCTTCCTCCGCACCTACCGCGAGGGGGCGCTGCGCGCCGCGCTGCAAGGGTGCTTGGCGGCGGAGCTGACCCTGCACTCCATGCCGCTGCAACTGGAGTTGCGCGCCGGCGCGGAGCAGCTAGATGCCTTGCTGACCGACGAGGAGCGCTGTTTGAATTGCATCTTCGCCCAGAAG CCCGACCGGCTCCGGGATGAGGAACTAACAGAGTTGGAGGATGCGCTCAGGAATCTGACGTGCGGTTCGGGGGGCCAAGGGGGCGACGTTGAGGGCGCTCCGGCCCCCTCGCAGTCTCTGGCACCCTCTCCGTCGGAGGAGaagccaccgccgccgccgccgtctgGCCAGACTTTTCTGTTCCAGGGTCAGCCCGTAG TGAACCGGCCGCTGAGCCTGCAGGACCAACAGACGTTCGCGCGCTCAGTGGGCCTCAAGTGGCGCAAGGTGGGGCGCTCCTTGCAGCGCGGCTGTCGTGCATTGAGGGACCCGGCGCTTGACTCACTGGCCTATGAATACGAGCGTGAAGGGCTGTATGAGCAGGCCTTCCAGCTGCTGCGGCGCTTCGTGCAGGCCGAGGGCCGCCGCGCCACGCTGCAGCGCCTGGTGGAGGCGCTCGAGGAGAACGAGCTCACCAGCCTGGCAGAGGACTTGCTGGGCCTCACGAATCCCCATGGCGGCCTGGCCTAG
- the TRADD gene encoding tumor necrosis factor receptor type 1-associated DEATH domain protein isoform X2, producing MLEHPCPGGKMAAGPNELEEWVGSAYLFVESSLDKVVLSDAYAHPQQKVAVYRALRTALAESGGSPDVLQMLKIHRSDPQLIVQLRFSGRQACGRFLRTYREGALRAALQGCLAAELTLHSMPLQLELRAGAEQLDALLTDEERCLNCIFAQKPDRLRDEELTELEDALRNLTCGSGGQGGDVEGAPAPSQSLAPSPSEEKPPPPPPSGQTFLFQGQPVVNRPLSLQDQQTFARSVGLKWRKVGRSLQRGCRALRDPALDSLAYEYEREGLYEQAFQLLRRFVQAEGRRATLQRLVEALEENELTSLAEDLLGLTNPHGGLA from the exons ATGCTGGAGCACCCCTGCCCAG GAGGCAAGATGGCGGCTGGGCCAAATGAGCTTGAGGAGTGGGTGGGCAGTGCCTACCTATTTGTGGAGTCCTCGCTGGACAAGGTGGTCTTGTCGGATGCCTACGCTCACCCGCAGCAGAAAGTGGCGGTGTACAGGGCTCTCCGGACTGCCCTGGCAG AGAGTGGCGGGAGCCCCGACGTGCTGCAGATGCTCAAGATCCACCGCAGCGATCCGCAGCTGATCGTGCAGTTGCGTTTCAGCGGGCGCCAGGCCTGCGGCCGCTTCCTCCGCACCTACCGCGAGGGGGCGCTGCGCGCCGCGCTGCAAGGGTGCTTGGCGGCGGAGCTGACCCTGCACTCCATGCCGCTGCAACTGGAGTTGCGCGCCGGCGCGGAGCAGCTAGATGCCTTGCTGACCGACGAGGAGCGCTGTTTGAATTGCATCTTCGCCCAGAAG CCCGACCGGCTCCGGGATGAGGAACTAACAGAGTTGGAGGATGCGCTCAGGAATCTGACGTGCGGTTCGGGGGGCCAAGGGGGCGACGTTGAGGGCGCTCCGGCCCCCTCGCAGTCTCTGGCACCCTCTCCGTCGGAGGAGaagccaccgccgccgccgccgtctgGCCAGACTTTTCTGTTCCAGGGTCAGCCCGTAG TGAACCGGCCGCTGAGCCTGCAGGACCAACAGACGTTCGCGCGCTCAGTGGGCCTCAAGTGGCGCAAGGTGGGGCGCTCCTTGCAGCGCGGCTGTCGTGCATTGAGGGACCCGGCGCTTGACTCACTGGCCTATGAATACGAGCGTGAAGGGCTGTATGAGCAGGCCTTCCAGCTGCTGCGGCGCTTCGTGCAGGCCGAGGGCCGCCGCGCCACGCTGCAGCGCCTGGTGGAGGCGCTCGAGGAGAACGAGCTCACCAGCCTGGCAGAGGACTTGCTGGGCCTCACGAATCCCCATGGCGGCCTGGCCTAG
- the TRADD gene encoding tumor necrosis factor receptor type 1-associated DEATH domain protein isoform X3, producing the protein MAAGPNELEEWVGSAYLFVESSLDKVVLSDAYAHPQQKVAVYRALRTALAESGGSPDVLQMLKIHRSDPQLIVQLRFSGRQACGRFLRTYREGALRAALQGCLAAELTLHSMPLQLELRAGAEQLDALLTDEERCLNCIFAQKPDRLRDEELTELEDALRNLTCGSGGQGGDVEGAPAPSQSLAPSPSEEKPPPPPPSGQTFLFQGQPVVNRPLSLQDQQTFARSVGLKWRKVGRSLQRGCRALRDPALDSLAYEYEREGLYEQAFQLLRRFVQAEGRRATLQRLVEALEENELTSLAEDLLGLTNPHGGLA; encoded by the exons ATGGCGGCTGGGCCAAATGAGCTTGAGGAGTGGGTGGGCAGTGCCTACCTATTTGTGGAGTCCTCGCTGGACAAGGTGGTCTTGTCGGATGCCTACGCTCACCCGCAGCAGAAAGTGGCGGTGTACAGGGCTCTCCGGACTGCCCTGGCAG AGAGTGGCGGGAGCCCCGACGTGCTGCAGATGCTCAAGATCCACCGCAGCGATCCGCAGCTGATCGTGCAGTTGCGTTTCAGCGGGCGCCAGGCCTGCGGCCGCTTCCTCCGCACCTACCGCGAGGGGGCGCTGCGCGCCGCGCTGCAAGGGTGCTTGGCGGCGGAGCTGACCCTGCACTCCATGCCGCTGCAACTGGAGTTGCGCGCCGGCGCGGAGCAGCTAGATGCCTTGCTGACCGACGAGGAGCGCTGTTTGAATTGCATCTTCGCCCAGAAG CCCGACCGGCTCCGGGATGAGGAACTAACAGAGTTGGAGGATGCGCTCAGGAATCTGACGTGCGGTTCGGGGGGCCAAGGGGGCGACGTTGAGGGCGCTCCGGCCCCCTCGCAGTCTCTGGCACCCTCTCCGTCGGAGGAGaagccaccgccgccgccgccgtctgGCCAGACTTTTCTGTTCCAGGGTCAGCCCGTAG TGAACCGGCCGCTGAGCCTGCAGGACCAACAGACGTTCGCGCGCTCAGTGGGCCTCAAGTGGCGCAAGGTGGGGCGCTCCTTGCAGCGCGGCTGTCGTGCATTGAGGGACCCGGCGCTTGACTCACTGGCCTATGAATACGAGCGTGAAGGGCTGTATGAGCAGGCCTTCCAGCTGCTGCGGCGCTTCGTGCAGGCCGAGGGCCGCCGCGCCACGCTGCAGCGCCTGGTGGAGGCGCTCGAGGAGAACGAGCTCACCAGCCTGGCAGAGGACTTGCTGGGCCTCACGAATCCCCATGGCGGCCTGGCCTAG